A window of the Gemmatimonadota bacterium genome harbors these coding sequences:
- a CDS encoding phytanoyl-CoA dioxygenase family protein, with translation MSVTITEAQKQQYKDEGYFILEAVIPEHHLELLRDECQTFIDTMHARMDEQGTDTIGINHRNKRYFVSNCFRQQPKLRAFLFSDLMAEICRATLGDNAYLFWEQYVVKGAETGMKFSWHQDSGYVGYPDHKPYLTCWCALDDMSEENGTVHLLPYSRSGIRSWVHHIVEEGSNDKVGYFGSDPGLIAEVPAGSIVAFSSIVFHSSSTNTTPKLRRAYLGQYSCEPILSSDGSKLWGNAEPFLRNGKSTVGDPPPDLPSRL, from the coding sequence ATGTCCGTCACCATCACCGAAGCGCAAAAACAACAATACAAAGACGAAGGCTATTTCATCCTCGAAGCCGTCATACCCGAGCACCACCTCGAACTCCTGCGCGACGAATGCCAGACCTTCATCGACACCATGCACGCGCGCATGGACGAACAGGGCACGGACACCATCGGCATCAACCACCGCAACAAACGCTACTTCGTCTCCAACTGCTTTCGCCAGCAACCCAAACTTCGCGCCTTCCTCTTCAGCGACCTCATGGCCGAAATATGCCGTGCCACCCTCGGCGACAACGCGTACCTCTTCTGGGAACAATACGTCGTCAAAGGCGCGGAAACCGGCATGAAATTCTCGTGGCATCAGGACTCCGGCTATGTCGGTTATCCCGACCACAAACCGTATCTCACCTGCTGGTGTGCGCTCGACGATATGAGTGAAGAAAACGGCACCGTCCACCTCCTGCCCTATTCGCGCAGCGGCATCCGCTCGTGGGTACACCACATCGTCGAAGAAGGCAGCAACGACAAAGTCGGCTACTTTGGCAGCGACCCCGGCCTCATTGCAGAAGTTCCCGCAGGAAGCATCGTCGCCTTCTCCAGCATCGTCTTCCACAGCAGCAGCACCAACACCACCCCAAAACTGCGCCGCGCGTACCTGGGCCAATACTCCTGCGAACCCATCCTATCATCCGACGGCAGCAAACTCTGGGGCAACGCCGAACCCTTCCTCCGCAATGGCAAATCCACAGTCGGTGACCCGCCACCCGACTTGCCATCGAGATTGTAA